A genomic region of Catalinimonas niigatensis contains the following coding sequences:
- a CDS encoding amidohydrolase family protein — protein MKLLQTYTFLMSILFCLPLSAWAQEEEKKWDVTQPHGNAKEVTITTEEGTWMNLDVSPDGQTLVFDLLGDIYTLPISGGEAQLIREGHAYETQPRFSPDGTQIAFTSDAGGGDNIWLMNPDGSNARQVTEEDFRLLNNPAWTPDGQYIVARKHFTSTRSLGAGEMWMYHISGGSGIQLTERKNDQQDVNEPSVSPDGRFVYYSEDVYPGGFFQYNKDPNSQIYVIKRYDREEGNIETITGGSGGASRPQISHDGKYLAFIRRVRTETLLFIHDLETGEEWPVFDGLSKDQQEAWAVFGTYPGFGWTPDDQAIVIWGEGKLWKVNVAQTTAEEIPFRASAKHQIVEALHFEHDPAPEQFTANVIRHAITSPDGKTLFFHALGYLWKKALPDGAPERLTSGTDYEFEPALSADGNTLVYTTWNDETTGAIYKLSLTGRRVTPQKLTNMKGSFRTPVFSPDGQAIVFRKESGNSDQGYNFDKEPGLYLIPASGGEARKITDEGESPMFSTDGQRIYYQAGGFDPDASGKKLKSVNLNGEDEKTHFTSKYATAFVPSPDGQWIAFTELFKVYIAAFPQTGKSIALSADTKAIPVTQVARDAGINLHWSGDSKKLHWTLGEKYFTTELSNSFAFLEGKLQEELSPMDTTGIAVGLEADFDKPEGMLALQGARLITMKGDEVIENGTILIEDNRIRAIGPADQVEVPSAAKLMDVSGKTIIPGLIDVHAHAQHFREGHNPQKHWPYYANLAYGVTTMHDPSANTEMVFSYAEMIKVGNMVGPRVFSTGTVLYGAEGDFKAKVNSLEDARSAIRRTKAFGAISVKSYNQPRREQRQQIIQASREENILVVPEGGSFFFHNMSMILDGHSSIEHNIPVAPLYDDVIQLWAASQTTYTPTLIVNYGGLSGEYYFYQHSNVWEKEPLLTFTPRAVIDQRSRHRTMAPEEEYQNGHILTAESCKALADAGVKVNLGAHGQLQGLGAHWELWMLEQGGMSEMEALRSATMNGAYYLGMDKHIGSLEAGKLADLVILDANPLEDIRNTEKLSHTMVNGRLYESATMNEVGLRDKPRGKFYWEQNKFNQQFDFHMNSLSTPRCHCGVH, from the coding sequence ATGAAGCTACTGCAAACCTATACCTTTCTAATGAGTATATTGTTCTGCCTGCCTCTTTCAGCATGGGCACAGGAGGAAGAGAAAAAGTGGGACGTGACCCAGCCGCATGGAAATGCCAAAGAAGTAACCATCACAACCGAAGAAGGTACCTGGATGAACCTGGATGTGAGTCCCGACGGACAAACCCTGGTCTTTGACCTGCTGGGCGATATTTATACTTTGCCCATCAGCGGAGGCGAAGCCCAACTGATCCGCGAAGGGCATGCCTACGAAACCCAGCCTCGCTTCAGTCCTGATGGCACCCAGATCGCTTTTACCAGCGATGCCGGAGGGGGTGATAACATCTGGCTGATGAATCCCGATGGCAGCAACGCCCGTCAGGTGACTGAAGAGGATTTTCGCCTGCTTAATAATCCCGCCTGGACACCTGACGGACAGTACATCGTAGCTCGAAAGCACTTTACTTCTACCCGTTCACTGGGTGCCGGTGAAATGTGGATGTACCACATCAGCGGAGGCAGTGGCATCCAGTTGACTGAGCGCAAGAACGATCAGCAGGATGTGAATGAGCCAAGTGTCTCGCCCGACGGTCGTTTTGTGTATTATAGCGAAGATGTGTATCCCGGTGGTTTTTTTCAGTACAACAAAGATCCCAACAGCCAGATCTATGTGATCAAACGTTATGACCGGGAGGAGGGGAATATAGAAACGATAACCGGAGGATCAGGAGGAGCTTCTCGTCCGCAAATCTCCCACGATGGCAAATACCTGGCTTTCATTCGCAGGGTGCGTACCGAAACACTTCTGTTTATCCACGACCTGGAGACCGGAGAAGAGTGGCCGGTCTTTGATGGACTGAGCAAAGATCAGCAGGAGGCCTGGGCCGTCTTCGGCACCTATCCCGGTTTTGGCTGGACACCGGACGATCAGGCAATCGTCATCTGGGGAGAAGGTAAACTCTGGAAAGTGAATGTAGCACAGACCACGGCTGAGGAAATTCCTTTCCGTGCCAGTGCAAAACATCAAATCGTAGAGGCATTGCACTTTGAACATGATCCTGCTCCTGAGCAATTTACCGCCAATGTCATCCGCCACGCCATCACTTCTCCTGATGGAAAAACCCTATTTTTCCATGCGCTGGGCTATCTCTGGAAAAAAGCTTTGCCTGATGGAGCACCGGAGCGACTGACCTCCGGCACAGATTATGAATTTGAGCCTGCTTTATCTGCCGATGGAAACACCTTGGTGTATACCACCTGGAACGATGAAACCACCGGAGCAATCTATAAGCTGAGCCTCACCGGAAGAAGGGTAACACCACAGAAACTGACCAACATGAAAGGTAGTTTCCGTACACCGGTCTTTTCTCCTGACGGACAGGCCATTGTCTTCCGGAAAGAGTCTGGCAACAGTGATCAGGGCTATAATTTTGACAAAGAACCCGGTCTTTACCTCATTCCTGCCAGCGGTGGCGAGGCCCGCAAAATTACCGACGAGGGTGAGTCGCCCATGTTCAGCACTGACGGACAGCGGATTTACTATCAGGCAGGTGGTTTTGATCCGGATGCTTCAGGCAAAAAATTGAAAAGCGTGAATCTGAATGGTGAAGATGAAAAAACACATTTCACCTCTAAATACGCTACAGCGTTTGTACCCAGCCCCGATGGTCAATGGATAGCTTTTACCGAACTGTTTAAGGTGTACATTGCTGCCTTTCCCCAGACCGGAAAAAGCATAGCGCTCAGCGCCGATACCAAGGCCATTCCTGTCACCCAGGTAGCCCGCGATGCCGGTATCAATCTGCACTGGTCAGGCGATAGCAAGAAACTGCATTGGACACTGGGGGAAAAGTATTTTACCACCGAACTCAGCAACAGTTTTGCTTTTCTGGAGGGCAAACTTCAGGAAGAACTTTCTCCTATGGATACCACGGGTATTGCCGTAGGTCTGGAAGCGGATTTTGACAAACCGGAAGGGATGCTGGCTTTACAAGGTGCGCGGCTGATTACCATGAAAGGGGATGAAGTGATTGAAAACGGAACCATCCTCATCGAAGACAACCGCATCCGTGCCATAGGTCCGGCAGATCAGGTGGAGGTTCCTTCTGCTGCTAAGCTGATGGATGTCAGCGGCAAAACCATCATTCCCGGCCTGATTGATGTACATGCGCATGCCCAGCACTTTCGGGAAGGACATAATCCGCAGAAGCACTGGCCTTATTATGCCAACCTGGCCTATGGGGTTACCACCATGCATGACCCTTCGGCCAATACCGAAATGGTTTTCTCTTATGCCGAAATGATCAAAGTCGGAAATATGGTAGGACCAAGAGTATTCTCTACCGGAACGGTGCTCTACGGTGCGGAAGGGGATTTCAAAGCCAAGGTCAACAGCCTGGAAGATGCCCGCTCTGCCATTCGCCGTACCAAAGCTTTCGGAGCTATTTCTGTCAAAAGCTACAACCAGCCCCGCAGAGAACAGCGGCAGCAGATTATACAGGCTTCTCGTGAAGAAAATATTCTGGTGGTACCGGAAGGAGGCTCTTTCTTTTTCCACAACATGAGCATGATCCTGGACGGACATTCCAGCATAGAGCATAACATTCCGGTAGCTCCGCTCTATGATGATGTGATTCAACTCTGGGCAGCCAGCCAGACGACTTACACCCCTACCCTGATTGTCAACTATGGCGGGTTGAGCGGTGAATATTATTTCTATCAGCACAGCAACGTCTGGGAGAAAGAGCCGCTGCTTACTTTCACACCGCGTGCTGTGATTGACCAGCGGTCACGCCACCGTACGATGGCGCCGGAAGAAGAGTATCAAAACGGTCATATCCTGACCGCAGAGAGTTGCAAGGCCCTGGCCGACGCCGGAGTGAAGGTCAACCTGGGTGCACATGGACAGTTGCAGGGCTTGGGAGCGCACTGGGAGCTTTGGATGCTGGAGCAGGGAGGTATGAGTGAGATGGAAGCCCTGAGATCAGCCACCATGAACGGAGCATATTATCTGGGCATGGACAAACACATCGGTTCGCTGGAAGCAGGCAAACTGGCCGATCTGGTGATCCTGGATGCTAATCCGCTGGAGGATATCCGCAATACCGAAAAGCTAAGCCATACTATGGTCAATGGCCGTTTGTATGAGTCAGCCACCATGAATGAAGTCGGATTGCGGGACAAACCCCGAGGAAAATTCTATTGGGAGCAGAACAAATTCAACCAGCAATTTGACTTCCACATGAACTCCTTATCCACACCTCGCTGTCACTGCGGAGTGCATTAA
- a CDS encoding alpha/beta hydrolase family protein — protein sequence MVNIKTLPNLSLWIFLLSCLSCTYVQQAEQSVTEINIQGEPGNFHGFRMYAFEFKGRQSRIVVPKRAAKGNPWVWRARFFGHRPEVDMELLSRGFYVAYIDVTDLYGSPPAVEIWNEFYNYVTQEYDFAPKVVMEGMSRGGLIVFNWAAENTKKISCIYVDAPVLDFKSWPGGKMSGRGSEEDWQKCLAAYGLSEEEAMKYQYNPVDNIDPILEAKIPLLIVSGDEDNVVPYEENAGLIVKAYEDRKLDVKVIMKEGVGHVHGLDDARPITNFILKHSR from the coding sequence ATGGTTAACATCAAAACACTACCTAATCTAAGCCTCTGGATATTCCTGCTGTCATGCCTGAGCTGTACGTATGTGCAGCAGGCTGAGCAGTCGGTAACAGAAATCAACATTCAGGGAGAGCCTGGAAATTTTCATGGCTTTCGCATGTATGCATTTGAGTTCAAAGGACGACAAAGCAGAATTGTTGTGCCCAAACGTGCCGCTAAGGGAAACCCCTGGGTTTGGCGGGCACGCTTTTTTGGGCATCGCCCTGAGGTAGATATGGAATTGCTCTCCAGAGGCTTTTATGTAGCGTATATTGATGTCACAGATCTTTATGGTAGTCCTCCGGCAGTAGAAATCTGGAACGAATTTTATAATTATGTCACCCAGGAGTACGATTTTGCCCCCAAAGTAGTGATGGAAGGCATGAGCCGTGGGGGCCTCATTGTGTTTAACTGGGCCGCCGAAAACACCAAAAAAATATCCTGTATTTATGTAGATGCTCCGGTCTTGGATTTTAAGAGTTGGCCAGGGGGTAAGATGAGTGGTAGGGGAAGTGAAGAAGATTGGCAGAAATGTCTGGCAGCATATGGGCTGTCAGAAGAGGAAGCCATGAAATATCAGTACAATCCTGTGGACAATATTGACCCCATTTTAGAAGCTAAAATCCCTCTGCTGATTGTTTCAGGAGATGAGGATAATGTGGTTCCTTATGAAGAAAATGCAGGACTGATTGTAAAAGCATACGAAGACCGTAAACTGGATGTTAAAGTGATTATGAAAGAAGGGGTTGGACATGTACATGGCCTGGACGATGCCCGTCCTATTACCAATTTTATTCTGAAACATTCCCGCTAA
- the dapF gene encoding diaminopimelate epimerase, which yields MNTLHFYKYQGTGNDFVMIDNREGKFPQHDEQLIQRLCHRKFGVGGDGLILLQDHEQYDFEMIYYNADATQSMCGNGSRCAVHLAHHLGMIGKHSQFYAEDGPHEATIEDELIHIRMVDVVGIEEKEEGYFLNTGTRHYVRLVEDLADFDVMGVGKKIRYHESFMPQGTNASFTEIKEGEVHMRIYEKGVENETLSSGTGVTAVALALDKAKGLNSPAKINTQGGVLQVAFRKVREDFYTDVYMIGPAVMVFEGTVFV from the coding sequence ATGAACACATTGCATTTTTATAAATATCAGGGTACAGGCAATGACTTTGTGATGATTGATAATCGGGAGGGAAAATTCCCTCAACATGATGAACAACTGATACAGAGGCTATGTCATCGCAAATTTGGGGTAGGAGGCGACGGACTTATACTTTTACAGGACCATGAGCAGTATGATTTTGAAATGATCTACTACAATGCGGACGCTACCCAAAGCATGTGTGGGAATGGTAGCCGTTGTGCTGTACACCTGGCCCATCATTTGGGCATGATTGGTAAACACTCCCAGTTTTATGCCGAGGACGGACCACATGAGGCTACGATTGAAGATGAACTTATCCATATTCGGATGGTAGATGTAGTAGGTATTGAAGAAAAGGAAGAAGGCTACTTCCTCAACACCGGAACACGTCACTATGTCAGGCTGGTAGAAGATCTGGCAGACTTTGATGTGATGGGAGTTGGAAAGAAAATTCGTTATCACGAATCATTTATGCCCCAGGGAACCAATGCAAGCTTTACGGAAATCAAAGAGGGAGAAGTACATATGCGGATCTATGAAAAGGGGGTAGAAAATGAAACCTTATCCTCAGGAACAGGGGTAACAGCCGTTGCGCTCGCCCTTGACAAAGCCAAAGGCCTTAACAGTCCGGCAAAAATCAATACACAGGGAGGAGTACTTCAAGTAGCCTTCCGTAAAGTAAGAGAGGATTTCTACACTGATGTATATATGATTGGCCCGGCTGTCATGGTTTTTGAGGGCACTGTTTTTGTGTAA
- the secA gene encoding preprotein translocase subunit SecA produces MLNILNKGLAKLFGSKSEKDIKEVMPLVAQIKAEYEKLQTLSDDGIRDKTAEIRAIIDGDLADIDQQLKELHEKVEKSPKMGINEKERIFAQIDKLEEDRNKELEDVLLKVLPQAFAIMRETARRFKDNGKMEVKATLFDKQMAAKHGHITIEGEKSIWSNQWLAAGQKITWDMVHYDVQLIGGIVLHQGKIAEMATGEGKTLVATLPSFLNALANRGVHIVTVNDYLAKRDAEWMAPLFQFHQMTVDCIDKYQPNSDQRRDAYKADITYGTNNEFGFDYLRDNMARDMEDLVQRKHHFAMVDEVDSVLVDEARTPLIISGPVPRGDEHEFYELKPRISRLYEAQKKLVNELLQDAKKKIKEGNTQEGGLSLFRAHRGLPKYKPLIRFLSEMGNKAIMQKTENFYLQDNSRNMPEADAPLYFTIEEKNNNIDLTEKGIDLITQTGEDPEFFIMPDIGTAIADLEKDEVLTDEDKVKKKDELIKDYSVKSQRIHTVNQLLKAYALFENDQEYILADGKVKIVDEQTGRVMEGRRYSDGLHQAIEAKENVKVEEATQTYATITLQNYFRMYHKLAGMTGTAETEAGEFLEIYKLDVVVIPTNRPIVRDDRQDLVFKTMREKFNSVVDEINGLTEKGRPVLVGTTSVEISEILSRMLKMRNVNHNVLNAKQHQREAEIVAEAGQSGTVTIATNMAGRGTDIKLSPESKAAGGLAIIGTERHESRRVDRQLRGRSGRQGDPGSSQFFVSLEDNLMRLFGSDRIAKLMDRMGLEEGEVIQHSMVTSSIERAQKKVEENNFAIRKRLLEYDNVMNQQREVIYERRKNALQGERLPLDIMSMLYDTCEDIVIGTKGVSNYESFKLTVLGTLGIDYPIEHAAFDQTTENQLTQDLYQYAYEQYGRKNTQIAEKSLPVLKNIKETRGATVENILVPFTNGKMQLGVSANLQKVIDTEGGEMIRSMEKAITLAIIDQNWKEHLREMDDLKQSVQNAVYEQKDPLLIYKFEAFELFKRFIAKVNEETISFLMKADIPVQNPDQVREARSTRQRQQQKLQETKEDSSSLLDRGSRQNAAAAQRSRPPAEPVQPAKSEKVAGRNDRVNVQYSDGSVKKNVKFKTVEDDLKNNRCVIVDG; encoded by the coding sequence ATGCTTAATATATTGAACAAAGGCTTAGCAAAGTTATTTGGCAGCAAATCTGAAAAAGATATCAAAGAAGTGATGCCGCTGGTAGCGCAAATCAAAGCGGAGTATGAGAAACTGCAGACCTTAAGCGATGATGGTATCAGGGATAAAACCGCTGAAATAAGAGCAATCATTGATGGTGATCTGGCTGACATTGACCAGCAACTCAAAGAACTTCACGAAAAAGTAGAGAAGAGCCCTAAGATGGGCATTAATGAAAAAGAAAGAATCTTTGCACAGATTGACAAACTGGAAGAAGACCGCAATAAGGAACTGGAAGATGTACTGCTGAAAGTGCTTCCTCAGGCTTTTGCGATCATGAGAGAAACGGCCCGCCGTTTTAAAGACAATGGTAAAATGGAAGTGAAAGCCACGCTCTTTGATAAGCAGATGGCAGCTAAGCATGGACATATAACTATTGAAGGTGAAAAATCTATCTGGAGCAATCAGTGGCTGGCCGCCGGGCAAAAGATCACCTGGGATATGGTGCATTATGATGTGCAGCTGATTGGTGGTATTGTTCTGCACCAGGGTAAAATTGCGGAGATGGCTACCGGTGAAGGTAAAACTTTAGTCGCTACGCTTCCTTCATTTTTGAATGCCCTGGCCAATCGGGGAGTGCATATCGTCACTGTAAATGATTATCTGGCCAAACGTGATGCCGAATGGATGGCTCCACTGTTTCAGTTTCATCAGATGACGGTAGATTGTATTGATAAATACCAGCCCAATTCAGACCAGCGCCGCGACGCCTACAAAGCGGATATTACCTACGGTACCAACAATGAATTCGGCTTTGACTACCTGCGCGATAATATGGCGCGGGATATGGAAGACCTGGTACAGCGCAAGCACCACTTTGCGATGGTAGATGAGGTGGACTCCGTACTGGTAGATGAAGCCCGTACGCCCCTGATTATCTCCGGGCCGGTGCCGCGTGGTGATGAGCATGAGTTTTATGAGCTGAAACCTCGTATTTCCCGACTTTATGAAGCACAGAAAAAACTGGTCAACGAGCTGCTACAGGATGCCAAGAAAAAGATCAAAGAAGGAAATACCCAGGAAGGTGGGCTTTCCCTTTTCCGCGCTCATCGTGGTTTGCCCAAATACAAGCCATTGATCCGCTTCCTCAGTGAGATGGGTAACAAGGCAATCATGCAAAAGACGGAGAACTTCTACCTACAGGATAATTCCCGTAACATGCCGGAGGCAGATGCTCCCCTCTACTTCACGATTGAAGAGAAGAACAATAATATTGACCTGACAGAAAAAGGAATTGACCTGATTACTCAGACGGGTGAAGACCCGGAATTCTTTATTATGCCGGATATAGGAACAGCTATCGCTGATCTGGAGAAAGATGAGGTGTTGACAGATGAAGATAAGGTCAAGAAGAAAGACGAACTGATCAAGGATTATTCTGTCAAGTCACAGCGTATTCATACTGTCAATCAATTATTAAAGGCCTATGCGCTTTTTGAAAATGATCAGGAGTATATCCTTGCTGATGGTAAGGTGAAAATAGTAGATGAGCAGACCGGGCGTGTGATGGAAGGGCGTCGTTATTCAGATGGCTTGCACCAGGCCATTGAAGCCAAAGAAAATGTGAAGGTAGAAGAGGCGACCCAGACTTATGCTACGATAACTTTGCAGAACTATTTCCGCATGTATCACAAGCTGGCCGGTATGACAGGTACAGCAGAAACAGAAGCTGGCGAGTTTCTGGAAATATATAAACTGGATGTGGTGGTGATCCCTACCAACCGTCCTATTGTGCGCGATGACCGTCAGGATCTGGTTTTCAAAACCATGCGTGAGAAGTTCAACTCAGTAGTGGATGAAATCAATGGGCTGACTGAAAAAGGTCGTCCGGTACTGGTAGGTACTACCTCTGTAGAGATCTCAGAGATCCTGAGCCGTATGCTCAAAATGCGTAATGTGAACCACAACGTACTCAATGCCAAGCAACACCAGCGCGAAGCAGAAATTGTGGCAGAAGCTGGACAATCAGGCACTGTTACTATTGCTACCAACATGGCAGGTCGTGGTACGGATATTAAGCTTTCTCCTGAGTCCAAAGCGGCCGGAGGTTTGGCGATCATCGGTACTGAGCGCCATGAATCCCGCCGGGTAGACCGTCAGCTGAGAGGTCGTTCCGGACGTCAGGGTGACCCAGGTTCTTCCCAATTTTTCGTATCGCTGGAAGATAACCTGATGCGTCTCTTCGGTTCCGACCGTATTGCCAAACTCATGGACCGTATGGGACTGGAAGAAGGGGAGGTTATTCAGCATTCAATGGTGACCAGCTCTATTGAAAGAGCGCAGAAGAAAGTGGAGGAGAATAACTTTGCCATACGTAAGCGCCTGCTGGAATATGACAATGTGATGAACCAGCAGCGTGAGGTGATTTATGAGCGTCGGAAAAATGCCCTTCAGGGAGAGCGACTTCCGCTGGACATTATGAGCATGCTCTATGATACCTGCGAAGACATTGTAATAGGTACCAAAGGTGTGAGTAATTACGAAAGCTTCAAACTGACGGTCTTAGGCACTTTGGGAATAGACTATCCGATTGAACACGCTGCATTTGATCAGACCACTGAAAACCAACTGACGCAGGATTTGTATCAATATGCTTATGAGCAGTATGGGCGAAAGAATACACAGATTGCTGAGAAATCCCTGCCGGTACTAAAAAATATCAAGGAGACCCGCGGCGCTACTGTAGAAAATATCCTGGTGCCTTTTACCAATGGCAAGATGCAACTGGGCGTATCAGCCAACTTACAAAAAGTCATAGATACCGAAGGAGGAGAGATGATTCGTTCCATGGAAAAGGCGATCACGCTGGCCATCATTGACCAAAACTGGAAAGAGCATCTGCGCGAGATGGATGACCTTAAGCAATCGGTACAAAACGCAGTCTACGAGCAGAAAGACCCTCTGCTGATTTATAAATTTGAGGCGTTTGAACTTTTCAAGCGGTTTATTGCCAAAGTCAATGAAGAAACCATTTCCTTCCTGATGAAAGCCGATATTCCGGTTCAGAATCCGGATCAGGTAAGGGAAGCCCGCTCAACCCGGCAAAGACAGCAGCAAAAGCTTCAGGAGACTAAAGAAGATTCTTCTTCGTTATTAGACCGGGGTAGCAGACAGAATGCTGCCGCAGCTCAGCGGAGCCGTCCACCTGCCGAACCGGTACAACCTGCCAAATCTGAAAAGGTAGCGGGCAGAAATGACAGGGTTAATGTGCAGTACAGTGATGGAAGTGTCAAGAAAAATGTTAAGTTTAAAACTGTAGAAGATGACCTCAAAAATAATCGTTGCGTAATCGTGGATGGTTAA
- a CDS encoding sulfatase family protein, with protein sequence MIRAIIFLLSFHLLFACQPQGRSGEDQRPNILFAIADDASFPHMGAYGTTWVNTPAFDKIATEGLLFNHAYTPNAKCAPSRSCILTGRNSWQLEEAANHVPYFPAKFTTFMESLSQHGYFTGHTTKGWSPGNPGERNRKRRELTGPAYNEFKTTPPAEHISNTDYAKNFEAFLQDKPDSLPFCFWYGAIEPHRPYEFGAGIQKGGKQISQIGEVPQFWPDTDTVRTDMLDYAYEIEYFDQHLMRMLEMLEEVGELDNTIIVVTADNGMPFPRVKGNAYEMSNHLPLAIMWPNGIKNPGRKIDDYISFIDLAPTFMEVAQIPAEESKMQVMQGKPITDIFEAETEGVIDQQRDHVLIGKERHDVGRPNDWGYPIRGIVKGDLLFIQNFEPDRWPAGNPETGYLNTDGGATKTQILNMRYDEEMRRYWEMNFGKRPAEELYRIDIDPDCVQNLALSPEYAPMLEQLKSQMLAELLSQGDPRMMGNGHIFDEYTYANDANRNFYERYMAGEEVDHGWVNDSDFQEMEE encoded by the coding sequence ATGATTAGAGCGATTATTTTTCTGTTATCATTCCATTTACTTTTTGCGTGCCAGCCTCAGGGTCGTAGTGGAGAAGATCAGCGACCTAATATTTTGTTCGCTATTGCCGACGATGCTTCTTTTCCGCACATGGGTGCATATGGTACCACCTGGGTCAATACGCCTGCTTTTGACAAAATAGCTACCGAAGGTCTTTTGTTCAATCATGCCTATACCCCCAACGCCAAATGTGCGCCTTCCCGCTCCTGTATTCTTACCGGACGCAACTCCTGGCAACTGGAAGAAGCAGCCAACCATGTCCCTTATTTTCCTGCCAAGTTCACTACTTTTATGGAGAGTCTAAGCCAGCATGGATATTTTACAGGGCATACCACCAAAGGCTGGTCTCCGGGTAATCCGGGTGAGCGTAACAGAAAAAGACGCGAACTCACCGGTCCGGCCTACAACGAGTTCAAGACAACACCGCCTGCTGAACACATCAGCAATACTGACTATGCCAAAAACTTTGAAGCTTTTCTGCAGGATAAGCCTGACTCTCTGCCTTTCTGCTTCTGGTATGGTGCCATAGAGCCCCACCGTCCTTACGAGTTTGGAGCCGGTATCCAAAAAGGAGGAAAGCAGATCAGCCAGATCGGAGAGGTGCCGCAATTCTGGCCGGATACCGACACAGTGCGTACCGATATGCTGGACTATGCCTACGAGATAGAGTACTTTGATCAGCACCTGATGCGCATGCTGGAGATGCTGGAAGAAGTCGGCGAACTCGATAACACCATCATTGTGGTGACTGCCGACAATGGTATGCCTTTTCCCCGGGTGAAAGGCAACGCCTATGAAATGTCTAACCATCTGCCTCTGGCCATCATGTGGCCGAATGGCATCAAAAATCCGGGACGAAAAATTGATGATTATATCAGCTTCATTGACCTGGCACCTACCTTTATGGAAGTAGCACAGATCCCGGCTGAAGAAAGCAAAATGCAGGTCATGCAGGGTAAGCCTATCACAGATATTTTTGAAGCCGAAACCGAGGGCGTCATTGATCAGCAAAGAGACCATGTGCTCATTGGCAAAGAGCGGCATGACGTAGGAAGACCCAATGACTGGGGGTATCCTATCCGCGGCATCGTTAAGGGTGACTTGCTGTTCATTCAGAATTTTGAGCCGGACCGCTGGCCAGCCGGTAATCCCGAAACCGGCTATCTGAATACAGATGGTGGTGCGACCAAAACGCAAATTCTGAACATGCGCTACGATGAAGAGATGCGGAGGTACTGGGAAATGAACTTTGGTAAACGTCCGGCGGAAGAGCTTTACCGGATAGACATAGATCCTGATTGCGTACAAAACCTGGCCCTAAGCCCTGAATATGCGCCCATGCTGGAACAACTCAAATCCCAAATGCTGGCCGAACTGCTGTCACAGGGTGACCCGCGTATGATGGGCAACGGGCATATCTTTGATGAATACACCTATGCCAACGACGCCAACCGCAATTTCTACGAACGCTACATGGCAGGTGAAGAAGTAGACCACGGCTGGGTCAATGACAGCGACTTTCAGGAGATGGAGGAGTAA
- a CDS encoding endonuclease domain-containing protein, whose protein sequence is MKSSPSNNYQYNKQLRSKANELRKHMTKAEACLWKYVLRAGSMKGFTFRRQRPVLNYIADFMCKELLLIIEVDGITHSHEDVASRDISRQKDLENAGFTVLRFTDEQVLHHIHKVYEAIEDKVAEIMKVSGIAPKERSRRRK, encoded by the coding sequence ATGAAGTCATCTCCATCCAATAATTACCAGTACAATAAACAACTCCGATCCAAAGCCAATGAGCTTCGGAAGCACATGACTAAAGCCGAAGCCTGTCTTTGGAAATACGTGCTAAGGGCAGGAAGTATGAAAGGGTTTACATTTAGAAGACAAAGACCGGTTCTTAATTATATTGCCGACTTTATGTGCAAAGAATTGCTCTTAATCATAGAAGTAGATGGCATCACACATAGCCATGAAGATGTAGCAAGCAGGGATATAAGCAGGCAGAAAGACTTAGAAAATGCTGGCTTTACCGTATTGCGTTTTACGGATGAACAAGTACTTCATCATATTCATAAAGTGTATGAAGCTATAGAAGATAAGGTAGCTGAGATCATGAAAGTAAGTGGAATAGCTCCAAAAGAAAGGAGTAGGAGGCGAAAGTAG